The Candidatus Mycolicibacterium alkanivorans genome contains a region encoding:
- a CDS encoding glycine hydroxymethyltransferase has translation MTADSTLSSPAATPGTDYAATASEAYRAALQVIESVEPRIAAATRKELADQRDSLKLIASENYASPAVLLTMGSWLSDKYAEGTVGHRFYAGCQNVDEVESIAAEHARELFGAPYAYVQPHSGIDANLVAFWAILATKIEAPALHDAGVKNVNDLSEAEWERLRARLGSQRLMGMSLDAGGHLTHGFRPNISGKMFHQRSYGTDPATGLLDYDAVRAAAREFKPLILVAGYSAYPRRVNFATMREIADEVGATLMVDMAHFAGLVAGKVLTGDEDPVPHAHVVTSTTHKSLRGPRGGLVLATAEYSDAVDKGCPMVLGGPLSHVMAAKAVAFAEARQPSFRAYAQRVADNAKAFAEGLLRRGATLVTGGTDNHIVLLDVQSFGLTGRQAESALLDSGIVTNRNSIPSDPNGAWYTSGIRFGTPALTTRGFGPIEFDRVAELVVHVLSNTQADGTSKAKYTLADNTADFVRAASAELLDANPLYPGLTL, from the coding sequence ATGACTGCAGACTCGACGCTTTCCAGCCCGGCTGCCACCCCAGGCACCGACTATGCCGCCACCGCCAGCGAGGCCTACCGCGCGGCATTACAGGTCATCGAGTCAGTCGAACCCCGCATCGCCGCCGCGACGCGCAAAGAGCTCGCCGACCAACGGGATTCGCTCAAGCTGATCGCCAGCGAGAACTACGCTTCGCCCGCGGTGCTGCTGACCATGGGCAGCTGGCTGTCGGACAAGTACGCCGAGGGCACCGTCGGCCACCGCTTCTACGCGGGCTGCCAGAACGTCGACGAGGTCGAGAGCATCGCCGCCGAGCACGCCCGTGAGCTGTTCGGCGCCCCCTACGCCTATGTCCAGCCGCACTCCGGGATCGACGCCAACCTGGTGGCGTTCTGGGCGATCCTCGCCACCAAGATCGAGGCCCCCGCCCTGCACGACGCCGGGGTGAAGAACGTCAACGACCTGTCGGAGGCGGAGTGGGAGCGGCTGCGCGCCAGGCTGGGCAGCCAGCGGCTGATGGGCATGTCGCTGGACGCAGGCGGCCACCTCACCCACGGCTTCCGGCCCAACATTTCCGGCAAGATGTTTCACCAGCGCAGCTACGGCACCGACCCGGCGACGGGTCTGCTCGACTACGACGCCGTGCGCGCCGCCGCCCGTGAGTTCAAGCCGCTGATCCTGGTGGCCGGCTACTCCGCCTATCCGAGGCGGGTCAACTTCGCCACGATGCGTGAGATCGCCGACGAGGTCGGCGCCACCCTGATGGTGGACATGGCCCACTTCGCCGGCCTGGTCGCCGGCAAGGTGCTCACCGGCGACGAGGACCCGGTGCCGCACGCGCACGTCGTCACCAGCACCACGCACAAGTCGCTGCGCGGCCCCCGCGGCGGTCTGGTGCTGGCCACCGCCGAGTACTCCGACGCCGTCGACAAGGGCTGCCCGATGGTGCTCGGCGGACCGCTGTCGCACGTGATGGCCGCCAAGGCCGTGGCCTTCGCCGAGGCGCGCCAGCCGTCGTTCCGGGCCTACGCCCAGCGGGTGGCCGACAACGCCAAGGCCTTCGCCGAGGGGCTGCTGCGCCGCGGGGCCACGCTGGTCACCGGCGGCACCGACAACCACATCGTGCTGCTCGACGTTCAGTCGTTCGGGCTCACCGGCCGGCAGGCCGAGTCGGCGCTGCTGGACTCGGGCATCGTCACCAACCGCAACTCCATCCCGTCGGACCCCAACGGCGCCTGGTACACCTCGGGGATCCGGTTCGGCACGCCGGCGCTGACCACCCGCGGGTTCGGTCCCATCGAGTTCGACCGGGTCGCCGAGCTGGTGGTGCACGT